From Microcystis aeruginosa NIES-2549, a single genomic window includes:
- a CDS encoding pentapeptide repeat-containing protein: protein MTFPSIDLLAIRQGQIKDLAGMNLAGADLAGADLAGANLRANLRGADLTGANLRGADFRNADLRGAILLDAIVTGASLAGAFLAGAVFNHLDLSGADFRGVDGRGVSFVGAILTQADFTSANLSGADLSATDLEEAIFFGAILRGTNFTDANLLCASLASAVTTGAIFDRACLEGTGLT, encoded by the coding sequence ATGACTTTTCCCAGTATTGATTTATTAGCAATTCGTCAGGGTCAGATAAAAGATTTAGCGGGCATGAATTTGGCAGGGGCTGATTTAGCGGGTGCAGACCTAGCAGGGGCGAATTTACGCGCAAATTTGCGCGGTGCTGACCTGACAGGGGCAAATTTAAGGGGAGCAGATTTTCGTAATGCCGATTTACGCGGGGCAATTCTCCTCGATGCGATCGTGACTGGGGCAAGTTTGGCCGGTGCTTTTTTAGCCGGGGCGGTTTTTAATCATCTAGATCTGTCCGGGGCGGATTTTCGCGGTGTCGATGGCCGGGGAGTGAGTTTTGTCGGGGCGATTTTAACCCAAGCGGATTTTACTAGCGCTAATCTGTCCGGGGCAGATCTATCGGCCACCGATTTAGAGGAAGCAATTTTTTTCGGGGCGATTTTACGCGGAACAAATTTTACTGATGCCAATCTTCTTTGTGCTAGTTTAGCCTCGGCAGTAACCACGGGGGCAATTTTCGATCGAGCTTGTTTAGAGGGGACAGGATTAACCTAA
- a CDS encoding ABC transporter substrate-binding protein, translating into MRSLRQLYRYLSLFCLCLLLTVGCQSTNSNLPQGDRDRLMIGTTLKPRSIDPADSYELAGLFIIYNLGETLYTYAEGTTNLKPLLATELPQISPDGLTYTIPVRRGVIFHDGTVFNAEAMKFSLERFIKNGGEPSFLLRDTIDKITATKEDEITIKLTRPFAAFPALLAYPGACAVSPKFYQIGEGKFKPEEFIGTGHYRLKAVTSDSFSLEAFERYWGEPAKNKGVNVQIYLSNPANLFNGFQTGAVDIAYQSLLAPQVRKLRTEAAQGKWQAIESSGAAINFMSVNLKSEPTNNILVRQAIASLVDRDLLNDRILQGQGIPLFSLIPTTFSESQPVFKERYGNHNIEQAKQLLKTAGYSPENPAIVEVWHSSGSITSSSVAAVMKALAKRDLDNMIQFEPNSILGAAFFRNISRGLYTTALSNWYPDFLDADNYIYPFLDCAKGSPETGCEEGGSQSQGSFFYSQEMNQLIAQSRQESNPAKRKQIFGKIQEILADEVPYIPLWQTKEYAFARHGITGVIINPSQTFPFWTIAKKSR; encoded by the coding sequence ATGAGATCTTTACGCCAACTTTACCGCTATTTAAGTTTATTTTGCCTCTGTCTTCTTCTGACTGTGGGCTGTCAGTCCACTAATTCCAATTTACCCCAGGGGGATAGGGATCGCCTGATGATTGGGACAACCCTAAAACCACGCTCGATCGATCCTGCTGATAGTTATGAGTTAGCGGGACTTTTTATTATTTATAATCTCGGTGAAACTCTTTACACCTACGCCGAAGGAACCACTAATTTAAAGCCTCTCCTTGCCACGGAATTACCGCAAATTAGCCCCGATGGTTTGACTTATACTATCCCAGTACGTCGAGGAGTTATTTTTCATGATGGCACGGTTTTTAACGCGGAGGCGATGAAGTTTTCCCTAGAAAGATTTATCAAAAATGGTGGGGAACCTTCCTTTCTTCTCCGGGATACAATTGATAAAATCACCGCTACTAAAGAAGACGAAATTACTATTAAACTAACCAGACCTTTTGCCGCTTTTCCCGCTCTTTTAGCTTATCCCGGAGCCTGTGCGGTTTCACCCAAATTTTATCAAATTGGCGAGGGTAAATTTAAACCCGAAGAATTTATCGGCACAGGACATTATCGCTTAAAAGCAGTTACTAGCGATTCTTTTAGTTTAGAAGCCTTCGAGCGCTATTGGGGAGAACCAGCCAAAAATAAGGGAGTTAATGTGCAAATTTATCTCTCTAATCCTGCCAATTTATTTAACGGTTTTCAGACGGGTGCGGTGGATATTGCCTATCAATCTTTACTGGCTCCTCAAGTGAGAAAATTACGCACAGAAGCAGCCCAGGGAAAATGGCAAGCCATCGAATCTTCTGGGGCAGCAATTAACTTTATGAGCGTCAATCTCAAAAGTGAACCCACCAATAATATTTTAGTGCGACAAGCAATTGCTTCTCTAGTCGATCGAGATTTACTAAATGATCGCATTTTACAAGGTCAAGGCATCCCTCTTTTTAGTCTTATTCCTACTACTTTTTCCGAGTCACAACCGGTGTTTAAAGAGCGCTATGGCAATCATAACATAGAGCAAGCCAAACAATTACTAAAAACCGCCGGTTATAGTCCAGAAAACCCCGCAATTGTAGAAGTTTGGCATTCCTCGGGATCGATCACTTCCAGCAGCGTGGCGGCAGTGATGAAAGCCCTAGCAAAACGGGATTTAGATAATATGATTCAATTTGAACCTAATAGTATCCTAGGGGCGGCCTTTTTCCGTAATATTAGCCGGGGACTTTATACCACTGCTCTATCTAATTGGTATCCCGATTTTTTGGATGCAGATAACTATATTTATCCCTTTTTAGATTGTGCTAAAGGTTCTCCAGAAACTGGCTGCGAAGAAGGAGGATCACAAAGTCAAGGCTCATTTTTTTATAGTCAAGAAATGAATCAATTAATCGCCCAATCCCGTCAGGAAAGTAACCCAGCCAAAAGAAAGCAAATCTTTGGCAAAATTCAAGAAATTCTCGCCGATGAAGTTCCCTATATTCCCCTTTGGCAAACCAAAGAATATGCTTTTGCTCGCCATGGCATCACGGGAGTTATCATCAATCCCAGTCAAACTTTTCCCTTCTGGACAATTGCCAAAAAATCCCGATAA
- the ilvN gene encoding acetolactate synthase small subunit has protein sequence MKHTLSVLVEDEAGVLTRIAGLFARRGFNIESLAVGPAEQMGVSRITMVVPGDENSIEQLTKQLYKLINVLKVQDITQTPCVERELMLIKVNATAERRAEVIELAQVFRARIVDISEETLTIEVVGDPGKMVAIMQMLNKFGIREVARTGKIALIRESGVNTEYLKALEAKMSI, from the coding sequence ATGAAACACACATTATCCGTATTAGTTGAAGATGAAGCGGGAGTTTTAACCCGTATTGCTGGATTATTCGCCCGTCGCGGCTTTAATATTGAAAGTCTAGCCGTCGGTCCTGCCGAACAAATGGGAGTTTCTCGGATTACGATGGTAGTACCGGGGGACGAGAACAGCATCGAACAGTTAACCAAACAACTTTACAAATTAATTAACGTCCTCAAGGTGCAGGATATCACCCAAACCCCTTGTGTGGAAAGGGAATTAATGCTGATTAAAGTTAATGCTACCGCCGAGCGCCGGGCCGAAGTGATCGAATTAGCGCAGGTATTCCGGGCCCGGATTGTGGATATTTCTGAGGAAACCCTGACCATCGAAGTGGTGGGGGATCCGGGTAAAATGGTGGCGATTATGCAAATGCTGAATAAATTTGGCATTCGCGAGGTGGCGCGTACCGGTAAAATTGCTCTGATTCGCGAGTCGGGAGTCAATACGGAATACCTGAAAGCTTTAGAGGCTAAAATGTCAATTTAG